In a single window of the Rhizobium tropici CIAT 899 genome:
- a CDS encoding TerC family protein codes for METSLLFVEWLGKPLWMWMSFLALVIAILSFDLGVLHKENKEIGVGESIKLSVLYITLGIAFGGWVWWYLGADSGLAYMTGFVVEKTLALDNVFVIALIFAFFAVPRLYQHRVLFWGILGVIVLRAIMIGVGATLVAEFSWLLYVFAAFLIITGIKMLVVKDAEPDVSKNPLVRFMRSRFNVTENHHGERFFIKQPHPQTGRMVWFITPLFMALVLIEVADVIFAVDSVPAIFAITTDPFIVYTSNIFAILGLRALYFALAAMIHRFQYLKPALAIVLVFIGSKIFVADMLGLEKFPAALSLGITFAIIASGVGWSLLKTRDKAESA; via the coding sequence ATGGAAACGTCTTTGCTCTTCGTCGAGTGGCTGGGAAAGCCGCTCTGGATGTGGATGAGCTTCCTGGCGCTCGTCATCGCCATCCTCTCTTTCGATCTTGGCGTCCTGCATAAGGAAAACAAGGAGATCGGCGTCGGCGAGAGCATCAAGCTCTCCGTGCTCTATATCACCCTTGGCATCGCTTTCGGCGGCTGGGTATGGTGGTATCTCGGCGCCGATTCCGGCCTTGCCTATATGACGGGCTTCGTCGTCGAAAAGACGCTGGCTCTCGACAACGTCTTCGTCATTGCCCTTATCTTCGCCTTCTTCGCCGTGCCCCGCCTCTATCAGCACCGCGTGCTCTTCTGGGGCATTCTCGGCGTCATCGTGCTGCGCGCGATCATGATCGGCGTCGGCGCGACATTGGTGGCCGAGTTCTCCTGGCTGCTCTATGTTTTCGCCGCCTTCCTCATCATCACCGGCATCAAGATGCTGGTCGTGAAGGATGCCGAGCCGGATGTCTCGAAGAACCCGCTCGTGCGCTTCATGCGCAGCCGCTTCAACGTCACCGAAAATCATCATGGCGAGCGCTTCTTCATCAAGCAGCCACATCCGCAGACCGGTAGGATGGTCTGGTTCATCACGCCGCTTTTCATGGCGCTCGTGCTGATCGAAGTGGCCGACGTGATTTTTGCCGTGGATTCGGTTCCCGCGATCTTCGCCATCACCACCGATCCGTTCATCGTCTACACGTCGAACATCTTCGCGATCCTCGGCCTGCGTGCACTCTACTTCGCACTCGCCGCCATGATTCACCGCTTCCAATATCTGAAGCCGGCGCTCGCCATCGTGCTCGTCTTCATCGGTTCGAAGATCTTCGTCGCCGATATGCTGGGTCTCGAAAAATTCCCCGCCGCCCTCTCGCTCGGCATCACCTTCGCCATCATTGCAAGCGGCGTCGGCTGGAGCCTGCTGAAGACGCGCGACAAGGCCGAAAGCGCCTGA
- a CDS encoding curlin associated — translation MIRTSIIATALAALVGITAAAPAMANDVRIEQYGWSNSAGGAQEGYGNRIRTYQNGGYNRIIGHQYGRHNLSAVGQEGNDNYGATYQNGNRNVAGIGQFGSNHTTILTQDGNGNIAAGVQVGHGCSANVSQGGNGNVAAFVQACP, via the coding sequence ATGATCCGCACGTCTATCATTGCAACCGCACTCGCCGCTCTCGTTGGCATCACCGCCGCAGCCCCCGCCATGGCCAATGATGTGCGTATCGAACAATATGGCTGGTCGAACTCCGCAGGCGGTGCTCAGGAAGGATACGGAAACCGGATCAGAACCTATCAGAACGGTGGTTATAACCGGATCATCGGCCATCAATATGGTCGTCACAATCTCTCGGCGGTCGGTCAGGAAGGCAACGACAACTATGGCGCCACCTATCAGAACGGTAACCGCAACGTAGCCGGCATCGGTCAGTTCGGCTCCAACCATACAACCATCCTTACCCAGGACGGGAATGGCAACATCGCGGCCGGCGTACAGGTCGGTCATGGTTGCAGCGCCAATGTCAGCCAGGGCGGTAACGGCAATGTCGCGGCCTTCGTCCAGGCATGCCCTTAA
- a CDS encoding magnesium transporter CorA family protein, whose translation MPQADKKGKPQALADAIWIDLLSPTGAELREVEEAVGAPLPSLGALSEIETSSRLRNQHGVLYMSTPSAARHPEGADTTPPIGFVLSAHRLVTVRFMTLPAVDAVAASFAAQDAPTSSLEVFTLLCEDIVDRVADALEHLAGELNGLSTSAFRAEDPRGHHAARANKLLRAQLRQVGRLGDRLSEIRDGLQGLGRVVTYTEQQAKSWSEDLEPRLLGLCRDIHSLVDYEEQLSNKVQFVLDALVGLIGIAQNDIFKVLTIVSIAGIPPTLIAGIYGMNFKNIPEYDWAWGYQYGWAVIILSTVIPLVWFKVKGWF comes from the coding sequence GTGCCGCAAGCGGATAAAAAGGGCAAGCCGCAAGCGTTAGCAGACGCTATATGGATCGACCTCCTAAGCCCCACCGGCGCCGAGCTGAGGGAGGTGGAAGAAGCCGTTGGTGCTCCCCTCCCTTCCCTGGGCGCTCTCAGTGAAATCGAAACGTCGAGCCGGCTGAGAAATCAGCATGGCGTGCTCTATATGAGCACGCCATCGGCCGCCCGACATCCGGAGGGAGCCGACACAACCCCTCCTATCGGCTTCGTTTTATCTGCGCATCGCCTCGTCACAGTCCGGTTTATGACATTGCCGGCGGTGGACGCGGTTGCGGCCAGCTTTGCCGCACAGGATGCGCCGACATCGAGCCTTGAAGTGTTCACCCTGCTCTGCGAGGACATCGTCGACCGCGTCGCCGATGCCCTTGAGCATCTGGCAGGAGAGCTCAACGGCCTTTCAACGAGCGCCTTTCGCGCGGAGGATCCTCGCGGCCACCATGCAGCCCGTGCCAACAAGCTGCTGCGAGCACAATTACGCCAGGTGGGGCGTCTGGGAGACCGCCTCTCCGAGATTCGAGACGGTCTGCAGGGTCTCGGACGTGTTGTGACCTATACGGAACAGCAAGCCAAGAGCTGGTCGGAAGATCTCGAGCCGCGTCTGCTAGGGCTATGCCGAGATATCCACTCGCTCGTGGATTATGAAGAGCAACTTTCCAACAAAGTCCAGTTCGTGCTGGACGCTCTGGTCGGATTGATCGGCATCGCTCAGAACGACATATTCAAGGTTCTGACCATCGTGTCGATCGCGGGCATTCCCCCAACCCTTATTGCCGGCATCTACGGCATGAACTTCAAGAACATACCCGAATATGATTGGGCTTGGGGATATCAATATGGTTGGGCGGTCATCATATTGAGCACCGTCATCCCACTGGTTTGGTTCAAAGTAAAGGGCTGGTTTTGA
- a CDS encoding SDR family NAD(P)-dependent oxidoreductase, with translation MSRKFENKVVIVTGGTSGIGLATAKAFSQEGAAVFITGRRREALDAAIRQIGGRIKGVQADMGKLVDIDRLYDAVQQEHSHIDVVFANAGGGEMVPLGAITEEHYQKTFDTNVKGTLFTVQKALPLLRDGGSIVLTSSITSISGTPAFSVYSATKAAVRNFARNWILDLKDRHIRVNAVSPGVTETAGLDELFGNGESAENTKNYLASLIPAGRIGQPEEIAKAVLFLASEEASFINGIELFIDGGQAQI, from the coding sequence GTGAGCAGGAAATTCGAAAACAAGGTCGTGATTGTAACCGGCGGCACGAGCGGCATTGGCCTTGCCACCGCAAAAGCTTTCTCCCAGGAAGGAGCTGCGGTCTTCATCACGGGCCGGCGCAGGGAAGCGCTCGATGCTGCCATTCGGCAGATCGGCGGCCGTATCAAAGGTGTGCAGGCAGATATGGGCAAGCTTGTCGATATCGACCGCCTGTATGATGCTGTTCAGCAGGAGCATTCGCACATCGACGTGGTTTTTGCGAATGCCGGCGGCGGCGAGATGGTGCCTCTCGGCGCGATTACCGAAGAACACTATCAGAAGACATTCGACACCAACGTGAAGGGCACGCTCTTCACCGTTCAGAAGGCGCTGCCGCTCCTGCGCGATGGCGGTTCGATCGTCCTCACCTCGTCGATCACGAGCATCTCCGGCACGCCTGCCTTCAGCGTCTACTCGGCAACCAAGGCCGCCGTGCGTAATTTCGCCCGCAACTGGATCCTTGATCTCAAGGATCGCCACATTCGCGTCAATGCCGTCAGTCCCGGCGTCACCGAAACAGCCGGTCTCGATGAACTCTTCGGCAATGGTGAGAGCGCCGAGAACACGAAGAACTACCTCGCGAGCCTTATTCCCGCCGGCCGCATCGGGCAGCCCGAGGAGATCGCCAAGGCAGTCCTCTTCCTGGCATCCGAAGAGGCCTCCTTCATAAACGGCATCGAACTCTTCATCGACGGCGGTCAAGCCCAGATCTAA
- a CDS encoding ABC transporter permease gives MITFILADLRRFWSGALAVVVLIALSVALSVTVTLQERAVRLGSARAAEKFDLLVGAAGSETQLALSAVFLQPAPLPLMDGAVLSRLASDPRVELAAPVGFGDSAYGHPIVGTTTRLISSLSPSLSEGVMFARLGEAVVGSDVALSTGAEVKPMHGTAEAGGETHTAIAYKITGRMAPTGTAWDRAILVPIRAVWQLHGMHGGEHHDHDGDEADAHGAANPEQDRHEGHEHEHIDADAPLDEHFDAQTPGVPAVLVKPKTIADAYRLRQEYRTGTTLGVFPAEVLTRLYATLGDARSLLLAIALGTQAIVIAAIVLVTIMHVGSRRRQIGALRALGTPVRSIVTLVWGELFILFAAGIALGIAFGYLAALTISAKLAASTAVHLPVGIVFDDLWLVGGFAAVAAIISAVPAVSALRSSPAAALRA, from the coding sequence ATGATAACCTTCATCCTTGCCGACCTCAGGCGTTTCTGGAGTGGGGCGCTGGCTGTCGTCGTGCTGATTGCCCTGTCGGTCGCCTTGAGCGTGACGGTGACCTTGCAGGAGCGAGCCGTCCGTCTCGGTAGCGCTCGCGCCGCCGAGAAATTCGATCTGCTTGTCGGAGCCGCGGGCAGCGAGACGCAGCTGGCGCTTTCCGCCGTCTTTCTGCAGCCCGCGCCGCTGCCGCTGATGGACGGCGCCGTCCTTTCACGCCTTGCCAGTGATCCGCGTGTCGAATTGGCCGCACCCGTCGGCTTCGGCGATTCTGCCTACGGGCATCCGATCGTCGGCACGACCACCCGCCTGATCTCGTCCCTTTCGCCGTCGCTTTCCGAAGGTGTGATGTTCGCGCGCCTCGGCGAGGCGGTTGTCGGCTCTGACGTTGCCTTGTCGACCGGCGCGGAAGTCAAGCCGATGCACGGCACGGCCGAGGCAGGCGGTGAAACCCATACGGCCATCGCCTACAAGATCACAGGCCGCATGGCGCCGACGGGAACCGCTTGGGACCGCGCGATCCTCGTGCCGATCCGGGCGGTCTGGCAGTTGCACGGCATGCATGGCGGGGAACATCACGACCATGATGGCGATGAAGCAGATGCGCACGGCGCGGCCAATCCGGAACAAGATCGTCATGAAGGCCACGAACACGAGCATATCGACGCTGATGCGCCGCTGGATGAGCATTTCGACGCGCAGACGCCCGGCGTGCCCGCCGTTCTCGTCAAGCCGAAGACGATTGCCGATGCCTATCGCCTCAGGCAGGAATACCGCACCGGCACGACCCTTGGCGTCTTTCCCGCGGAGGTGTTGACCAGACTCTACGCGACGCTCGGCGATGCCCGCAGTCTGCTTCTGGCGATCGCGCTCGGGACGCAAGCGATCGTCATTGCCGCCATCGTGCTTGTCACCATCATGCATGTCGGATCCAGGCGGCGGCAGATCGGTGCCTTGCGGGCGCTCGGAACACCGGTCCGCTCGATCGTCACGCTTGTCTGGGGTGAGCTCTTCATTCTGTTTGCCGCCGGCATCGCGCTCGGCATCGCGTTTGGCTATCTCGCGGCACTGACGATCTCCGCGAAACTTGCGGCTTCGACGGCGGTGCATTTGCCGGTTGGAATCGTCTTTGACGATCTATGGCTTGTCGGAGGTTTCGCGGCCGTCGCGGCGATCATCTCCGCCGTCCCGGCGGTCAGTGCCTTGCGCTCCAGTCCCGCTGCGGCGCTGCGTGCCTGA
- a CDS encoding Lrp/AsnC family transcriptional regulator: protein MEEQLDKLDLRLLEELQKDGRLTNNELGERIALSPSQCSRRRTRLEAEGYIRSYQANLDRQRLGLDMLVVISVTLATHNRDNARRFSQLINGLPEVLEAYALTGEMDYHLKVATRGLTDLSRFVNDVLLPHESVQHVKTAIVLDTLKTFEGFPVHLPHG, encoded by the coding sequence ATGGAAGAACAGCTCGATAAACTGGATCTGCGCCTGCTAGAGGAGCTTCAGAAAGACGGCAGACTGACGAACAACGAGCTGGGCGAACGCATCGCACTATCCCCTTCGCAATGCTCGCGCCGCCGCACACGGCTGGAGGCGGAGGGCTATATTCGCAGCTACCAGGCCAATCTCGACCGGCAGAGGTTGGGGCTGGATATGCTCGTGGTCATTTCTGTGACGCTTGCCACTCACAACAGGGACAACGCCCGCCGTTTTTCGCAGCTCATCAACGGTCTGCCCGAGGTGCTGGAAGCCTATGCTTTGACGGGCGAAATGGACTATCACCTGAAGGTCGCCACCCGCGGGCTTACCGATCTCTCCCGTTTCGTCAACGACGTGCTGCTTCCGCATGAATCGGTCCAGCACGTGAAGACGGCGATCGTCCTCGATACCCTCAAGACCTTTGAGGGATTTCCGGTTCATTTGCCGCACGGCTGA
- the csgH gene encoding curli-like amyloid fiber formation chaperone CsgH yields the protein MANNVKYPRHLMAILALVLLPVGTVAAMTAANQSDGAQLCEIKATPGAGMVRLDALVHADKHVGGTYTFHVEKAGNGGSSATNQSGDFDAKGGQAAILSSVSLDSKGTEYKATLDVVIGNKSFSCIKQSGDD from the coding sequence ATGGCAAATAACGTCAAATATCCGCGCCACCTGATGGCGATTCTAGCATTGGTCCTGCTTCCCGTCGGCACGGTAGCGGCCATGACTGCGGCCAATCAATCCGACGGGGCGCAGCTTTGCGAAATCAAGGCAACGCCTGGAGCAGGTATGGTGAGATTGGATGCGCTCGTCCACGCCGACAAGCATGTCGGCGGGACCTATACTTTCCATGTCGAAAAAGCCGGAAACGGTGGCAGCTCCGCGACCAACCAAAGCGGCGATTTCGATGCCAAGGGGGGACAGGCAGCAATCCTCAGTTCCGTTTCGCTCGACTCCAAAGGAACGGAATACAAGGCGACGCTGGATGTCGTGATCGGAAATAAGAGTTTCAGCTGCATAAAGCAGAGCGGCGACGACTGA
- a CDS encoding exopolysaccharide biosynthesis protein codes for MTQQTAGTTQHDDTASARLRDLARLAHEQGGISVGEVLCGLGHTSTAFTILFLSLPALIPIPGPFGVVFGSALALAAAQIAVGRRTIWLPAFLSRRRLSPSIVELTVRYSAPILARIETVVRPGRLALFTGATMQWLLSFPIFLLAIAIALPIPLGNYMPVFALVAIAVALMARDGLMILAALFVSALAFVATAGLVRMAVTGLNAIGS; via the coding sequence ATGACGCAACAGACAGCCGGCACCACACAGCATGACGATACCGCATCGGCTCGGCTACGCGACCTGGCCAGGCTCGCCCATGAGCAAGGCGGTATTTCAGTGGGCGAAGTGCTCTGCGGCCTCGGGCATACGAGCACGGCCTTCACCATTCTCTTTCTCTCCCTGCCCGCCCTGATCCCGATACCGGGACCGTTCGGCGTCGTATTCGGCAGTGCGCTTGCCCTGGCGGCGGCGCAAATCGCGGTCGGTCGCCGGACCATATGGCTGCCAGCCTTCCTGAGCCGGCGCAGGCTTTCGCCGTCAATCGTGGAACTCACCGTGCGTTACAGCGCGCCGATCCTCGCCAGGATCGAGACGGTCGTCCGTCCCGGCCGGCTGGCCCTTTTTACGGGCGCCACCATGCAATGGCTGCTCTCGTTCCCGATCTTCCTGTTGGCGATCGCCATTGCGCTGCCGATCCCGCTCGGCAACTATATGCCGGTCTTTGCCCTCGTGGCGATCGCGGTCGCCCTGATGGCGCGGGATGGCCTGATGATCCTGGCGGCGCTATTCGTCTCCGCTCTGGCTTTTGTCGCCACGGCGGGTCTTGTTCGGATGGCCGTCACAGGTCTGAACGCAATCGGATCATAG
- a CDS encoding ABC transporter ATP-binding protein: MLALDVSGLRMQFPGLAAPVLSVDRFHLPAGGRLAITGASGSGKSTFVNAITGLEDVRDGSVSWSGTEITRLSAGRRDAFRARNIGLVMQDFHLFPGLSAFENVVLPIRLTRRLAVNERERALYLLAVTGIARPQQKIETLSRGEMQRVAVARALLSRPGVIVADEPTASLDRQAGNEVAELLLQLSAEEGTTLIVVTHDAALAERLGRRINLVSGRIEEDSQEVAAQ, from the coding sequence ATGCTCGCTCTCGATGTTTCCGGCCTGAGGATGCAGTTCCCCGGCCTTGCCGCACCGGTTCTCTCCGTCGACCGCTTCCATCTGCCAGCGGGCGGCCGGCTTGCGATCACGGGTGCCTCCGGCTCAGGCAAGAGCACCTTCGTCAATGCGATTACCGGGCTGGAAGACGTCAGAGATGGCAGCGTGTCTTGGAGCGGAACGGAAATCACGCGCCTTTCCGCCGGCCGGCGCGACGCCTTTCGCGCCCGCAATATCGGCCTCGTCATGCAGGATTTTCATCTGTTTCCCGGCCTGTCCGCCTTCGAGAACGTCGTGTTGCCGATCAGGTTGACACGGCGCCTTGCGGTCAACGAACGGGAGCGAGCGCTTTATCTGCTGGCGGTGACCGGTATCGCTCGACCGCAGCAAAAGATTGAAACCCTGTCGCGCGGCGAAATGCAGCGTGTTGCCGTTGCCCGCGCGCTGCTGTCGCGTCCGGGCGTCATCGTCGCCGACGAGCCGACCGCCAGCCTGGATCGCCAGGCAGGTAACGAGGTTGCAGAGCTGCTGCTGCAATTGTCGGCAGAAGAAGGGACGACGCTCATCGTGGTCACGCATGACGCTGCACTCGCCGAGCGCCTCGGCCGCCGCATCAATCTGGTGAGCGGTCGTATCGAGGAAGATAGCCAAGAGGTGGCCGCGCAATGA
- a CDS encoding SAM-dependent methyltransferase: MTTDVQTRHFEEFAEVLLRCNHLYHPSNDSIALRNAVESRRQIEIFDYSRAADAFMRAFGMRNSLKCLQALTSLRATVHKYRRVCDLGCGSGAFSLAFAYLAGNPELQLHGLDISEHQLSLARELISAAGLPGRFQFEQRNLPAPIGYLPDLTISSYWFCENEHVIADAELFSLMAGREMLVVDYEKIIDRIATCLPKGFHILGRHSGHVEIPPALADFVAQERASVYGIHIGRATVETGK; encoded by the coding sequence ATGACCACGGATGTACAGACGCGGCATTTCGAAGAATTTGCCGAAGTCCTGCTCAGATGCAATCATCTGTATCATCCCAGCAACGATTCCATCGCCTTGCGCAATGCCGTCGAAAGCAGGCGCCAGATAGAGATATTCGACTATAGCCGCGCCGCCGATGCCTTTATGCGTGCATTCGGGATGCGCAACTCTCTGAAATGCCTGCAGGCGCTCACCAGCCTTCGAGCAACTGTTCACAAGTATAGAAGAGTATGTGACCTCGGCTGTGGCTCCGGCGCTTTCAGCCTTGCCTTTGCCTATCTCGCCGGCAATCCCGAGCTCCAGCTTCACGGTCTGGACATATCCGAACATCAGCTTTCTCTCGCCCGGGAACTGATATCGGCTGCCGGACTGCCTGGGCGTTTCCAGTTCGAGCAACGAAACCTGCCGGCACCGATCGGCTATCTTCCCGACCTGACGATCTCCTCCTACTGGTTTTGCGAAAATGAGCACGTTATCGCCGACGCGGAGCTTTTCAGCCTCATGGCGGGACGGGAGATGCTTGTTGTCGATTATGAGAAGATAATCGACCGCATCGCAACCTGTCTTCCAAAAGGATTCCACATCCTCGGGCGGCACAGCGGTCACGTCGAAATTCCCCCTGCCCTGGCGGATTTCGTCGCCCAGGAGAGAGCAAGCGTTTACGGCATTCACATCGGTCGCGCCACGGTTGAGACGGGCAAATGA
- a CDS encoding alkaline phosphatase, protein MRKLLLAMMSATVMSGAAHAATVYPLDRATVLAGSPFDFKVEFSQVVKPEDVKVTVNGESYDAVFGKAADFVAEEKGAEDKVLGSALILRGVKLAKPGQYKVEVSAGDEKKSVNWDVYGTSAAPKAKNIIFLLGDGLSVAHRTGARLMSKGMTEGKANGRLAMDDIPPVAFIGTSSTSAIATDSANTMSAYMTGHKSAVNALGVYADRTPASLDDPKVETIGEALRRTGKKSLGIVTTAEVEDATPAALVSHTRKRGDKADIVGMMYDVKPDVLLGGGSAYFLAKSVPGSKRKDDKDYIALFKDAGYAVATDKNELAAAAGSNQDRLLGLFHTGNLDVALDREFLKKGTVDKFPNQPGLVDMTKVALGKLSKNPDGFFLMVEGASIDKMSHPLDWDRALVDTIEFDKAVAVAREFQAKNPDTLVVVTGDHTHGVSIIGTVDDNKPGTEMREKVGTYAAAGFPNYEDKDGDGYPDRVDVSRRLFMAANNGPDHYETFRPKLDGPFVPAVQNEKKEYVANEAYKDVPGAVFVQGNLPKDEDSGVHAVDDVVLQAAGPGAEGFRGYMEQSDVYRVLADTFALGTEKM, encoded by the coding sequence ATGCGTAAACTTCTTCTCGCCATGATGTCTGCGACCGTAATGTCCGGCGCAGCCCATGCAGCGACAGTCTATCCGTTGGACCGGGCAACGGTACTCGCCGGCTCTCCGTTCGATTTCAAAGTGGAATTCAGCCAGGTCGTGAAGCCGGAAGACGTGAAAGTCACGGTCAACGGCGAAAGCTACGACGCGGTTTTCGGCAAGGCGGCCGATTTCGTCGCCGAGGAGAAGGGTGCTGAGGACAAGGTTCTCGGATCTGCGCTGATCCTGCGTGGCGTCAAGCTCGCAAAGCCCGGCCAGTACAAGGTCGAGGTTTCGGCCGGCGACGAGAAGAAATCCGTCAACTGGGATGTTTATGGCACTTCGGCGGCGCCGAAAGCCAAGAACATCATCTTCCTGCTCGGCGATGGTCTCTCGGTTGCGCATCGCACCGGCGCCCGCCTCATGTCCAAGGGCATGACCGAAGGCAAGGCCAATGGCCGCCTCGCCATGGACGACATCCCGCCGGTTGCCTTCATCGGCACGTCCTCGACCTCGGCGATTGCCACCGACAGTGCCAACACCATGTCGGCCTATATGACCGGGCACAAGTCGGCCGTGAACGCCCTCGGCGTCTATGCCGACCGCACGCCGGCAAGCCTCGACGATCCCAAGGTCGAAACCATCGGCGAGGCCCTGCGCCGCACCGGCAAGAAGTCGCTTGGCATCGTCACCACGGCCGAAGTCGAGGATGCGACGCCGGCAGCGCTCGTCTCCCATACCCGCAAGCGTGGCGACAAGGCCGATATCGTCGGCATGATGTATGACGTCAAGCCGGATGTCCTGCTCGGCGGCGGCTCGGCCTATTTCCTGGCGAAAAGCGTGCCCGGTTCCAAGCGCAAGGACGACAAGGATTATATCGCGCTCTTCAAGGATGCCGGCTATGCCGTTGCGACCGACAAGAACGAATTGGCGGCTGCCGCCGGCTCTAACCAGGACAGGCTGCTCGGCCTGTTCCACACCGGCAATCTAGACGTCGCGCTCGATCGTGAGTTCCTCAAGAAGGGCACTGTCGACAAGTTCCCGAACCAGCCTGGCCTCGTCGATATGACCAAGGTCGCGCTCGGCAAGCTTTCCAAGAACCCGGACGGCTTCTTCCTGATGGTCGAGGGTGCCTCCATCGACAAGATGAGCCATCCGCTCGATTGGGATCGCGCTCTGGTCGATACGATCGAGTTCGACAAGGCCGTTGCCGTCGCCCGCGAGTTCCAGGCCAAGAACCCGGATACGCTTGTTGTCGTCACCGGCGACCATACCCATGGCGTCTCGATCATCGGCACTGTCGACGATAACAAGCCGGGCACGGAAATGCGCGAGAAGGTCGGCACCTATGCGGCGGCCGGCTTCCCGAACTATGAGGACAAGGATGGCGACGGCTATCCGGACCGCGTCGATGTTTCGCGTCGCCTGTTCATGGCCGCCAATAACGGCCCGGACCACTATGAAACCTTCCGTCCGAAGCTCGACGGCCCTTTCGTTCCGGCTGTTCAAAACGAGAAGAAGGAATACGTCGCCAATGAAGCCTACAAGGATGTGCCCGGTGCCGTCTTTGTGCAGGGCAACCTTCCGAAGGACGAGGACAGCGGTGTCCACGCCGTCGACGATGTCGTGCTCCAGGCGGCAGGTCCAGGTGCCGAAGGCTTCCGTGGTTACATGGAACAGAGCGATGTCTACCGCGTGCTGGCCGATACTTTCGCGCTTGGCACCGAAAAGATGTAA
- a CDS encoding flagellar hook protein FlgE, producing MSIFGSMKTSVSGMNAQANKLSTVSDNIANVNTTAYKSADASFSSLILPSGGGSYNSGSVETNISYSVTQQGDAISTNSGTDLSIRGAGFFVVQGADGKTVLTRAGDFKPDASGNLVNSAGYTLMGYSYASGAPAVVVNGFDGLVPINVNQSGLANSPSTSGSFTGNLNSGAKVVVPSATETLPGANLATTTTDTQKSSVVAYDKLGNTVMYDIYYTKTQAADITTTPPKTDQWQVAVYRNADAATGSGSSFPYSSGPVATSTLTFDTNGNMTSGGSFTITDPKTAGSIAMDLTKMTQKASAFASTGSTNGQAAAPVTGVTIDKNGVVYANYAKGDPKALYQIPLATVASPDKLTLMSGNVYQANADSGVTVTSFANSNGLGYIQSNSLEASNVDLAGQLTDMIQAQKSYTANSKVFQTGSDLLDVLVNLQR from the coding sequence ATGAGCATCTTTGGTAGCATGAAAACGTCCGTTTCAGGCATGAACGCGCAAGCAAATAAGCTTAGCACCGTGTCGGACAACATCGCGAACGTCAACACAACGGCCTACAAGTCGGCAGACGCCAGCTTTTCATCATTGATCCTGCCTTCGGGCGGCGGCAGCTACAATTCCGGCAGTGTCGAGACGAATATCAGCTATTCGGTGACGCAGCAGGGCGACGCCATATCGACGAACTCCGGCACCGACCTGTCGATCAGAGGCGCCGGCTTCTTCGTCGTGCAGGGCGCCGACGGCAAGACTGTTCTGACACGTGCGGGTGACTTCAAACCGGACGCCAGTGGCAATCTCGTCAATTCCGCCGGCTACACGCTGATGGGCTACTCCTATGCATCCGGCGCGCCTGCCGTCGTCGTCAACGGTTTCGACGGCCTCGTGCCGATCAACGTCAACCAGAGCGGCCTTGCCAACTCTCCCTCGACCTCGGGCAGCTTTACCGGCAACCTGAATTCGGGTGCCAAGGTCGTCGTACCGAGCGCTACCGAGACGTTACCGGGCGCAAACCTGGCGACAACCACGACGGACACCCAGAAGAGCTCGGTGGTTGCCTACGACAAGCTCGGCAACACTGTCATGTATGACATCTATTATACCAAGACGCAGGCTGCCGACATCACCACAACACCGCCGAAGACGGATCAGTGGCAGGTCGCCGTCTACCGGAATGCCGATGCGGCGACGGGTAGCGGCTCATCCTTCCCCTATTCATCAGGTCCTGTAGCAACGAGCACGCTGACCTTCGATACAAACGGGAATATGACAAGCGGCGGCAGCTTTACGATCACCGACCCGAAGACTGCCGGGTCGATTGCGATGGACCTGACCAAGATGACGCAGAAAGCCTCGGCTTTCGCCTCCACCGGGTCTACCAACGGGCAGGCAGCGGCGCCCGTCACTGGCGTCACCATCGACAAGAACGGCGTCGTCTACGCCAACTATGCGAAAGGTGATCCGAAGGCGCTCTATCAGATTCCGCTTGCAACCGTCGCGAGCCCGGACAAGCTGACGCTCATGAGCGGCAACGTCTATCAGGCGAATGCCGACTCCGGCGTGACCGTCACCAGCTTCGCCAACAGCAACGGCCTCGGCTACATCCAGTCCAACTCGCTGGAAGCATCGAACGTCGACCTGGCCGGCCAGCTCACCGACATGATCCAGGCGCAGAAGAGCTACACGGCCAATTCCAAGGTGTTCCAGACGGGCTCAGACCTACTGGACGTGCTGGTCAACCTCCAGCGCTGA